From the genome of Ignavibacteriales bacterium, one region includes:
- a CDS encoding helix-turn-helix transcriptional regulator: MSSVSERLKKIASKEPSKWLEKAKWRVTNEKWLDKSAKIALTILRAIREKGITQKELAEKLNISPQQINKLVKGNENLTLETIYKLEIVLGITLMDIPSLQTTIKSVPEGLYIPPAYKKMSLPSHKLSYKEMQEPITCPDVDGDSNRKKAA, translated from the coding sequence ATGAGCTCAGTATCCGAAAGATTAAAAAAAATTGCTTCTAAAGAACCTTCTAAATGGCTTGAAAAAGCTAAATGGCGCGTTACCAACGAAAAATGGCTCGATAAATCAGCTAAAATTGCTCTTACTATTTTAAGAGCTATAAGAGAAAAAGGTATTACTCAAAAAGAATTGGCTGAGAAATTAAATATTTCTCCTCAACAGATAAATAAACTTGTAAAGGGAAATGAAAATCTTACTTTGGAAACAATTTATAAACTGGAAATTGTTTTAGGAATAACTCTCATGGATATTCCTTCATTGCAGACAACTATAAAATCTGTCCCAGAAGGTCTTTATATTCCTCCGGCTTATAAAAAAATGTCTCTTCCTTCTCATAAATTGTCTTATAAAGAAATGCAAGAACCTATCACTTGCCCGGATGTGGATGGAGATTCTAACAGAAAAAAGGCTGCCTAA
- a CDS encoding PAS domain S-box protein produces the protein MFSLFRFSLKKFSKSPPALIFWPLFIISISLALVGSLYYIYQKEKIVDEKLLFLRAVADQKYLQINDWLSGRYSQLEVMRTNPYLQNNPPVPFTNPNSTKNLSEWSKALKFYYQYDNVSLVSGFGKTLHKVIPEREYLDRIDSIQCMNSVNLNSITFSDADDKFSERNSSKFYVPLVGPQNKEKNKYVLILKFDPKKTFNAMLNIREDIFSTLEVLLVKPFNDGIVYLNTPKFSTVDKPLLDSTYGKALEEVSRIKSDWSALDGIDYRHERVVAVLQKVPLSTWTLITKINKSELYTPVKDLAENIILGFISADLLFVLSLLFIWRKSILVNHKKAMKAELEKLKSEMRFDVLVRDIKNFEILLLDPNGIITSWNYGTQSVNGYSKEELIGKHFSIFYMQEERENERPAALLKIATEKGRCEYEGWRLKKNGVKFWAEVILTSLKDSNNEIYGFIKVSRDLTEKLSIEKKLLNSRDFHLQLFSDFPNPVWRSDSDGKCYYFNNAWLAFTGKKLEDELGDGWFEDIHPEDRPRVKNDYYSSFRKRNSFVLEYRLKNRMAEYKWIIDYGMPFHDQDGEFSGYIGSCYDIDERKKYAETIDSLLRISSKLYSSLEIDQILDALVIESLGLVNAECGFATIIDGNNLMTKRYFNKDHWEYLKMYWNPQNGICLKFKSLNSGYYTNAVANDSFINQELVQKYTIKQAISIPVFGSNGELISFFELHNHEENRGFNKEDINLLNAVAKNVSISIEKSLNYEQLRETERQLRNSETELRNLAAQIQYARETERQRIAREVHDELGQLFSGINLNILFIKEILEQNGNTSLQKILNELGEVKKMVDKGIQSVRDISEGLRSYVLEHLGLIPAIQEYSKEFTRISNMRCTVTSDFKEIKLNEETNIALYRIIQEALTNAMRHSNASEIKIKFSLLEEAIQISIEDNGIGFNNKREKMKNTFGLLGMKERALYIGGALTIENGVHSGTVIKVKVPMNESINQEN, from the coding sequence ATGTTCAGTCTTTTCAGATTTTCTCTGAAGAAGTTCTCTAAAAGCCCACCTGCACTTATTTTCTGGCCGTTGTTTATTATAAGCATATCTCTGGCTCTAGTTGGGTCCCTTTACTATATATATCAGAAAGAAAAAATTGTAGATGAGAAGCTTTTATTCCTTCGGGCAGTCGCCGACCAAAAATATTTGCAAATAAATGACTGGCTCTCTGGAAGATATTCCCAGCTGGAAGTTATGCGGACCAATCCATATTTACAGAATAATCCACCTGTACCATTCACTAATCCCAACAGCACTAAAAATTTGTCTGAGTGGTCGAAGGCTTTGAAATTTTATTATCAATACGACAACGTAAGTCTAGTTAGTGGTTTCGGGAAGACTCTTCATAAAGTTATACCGGAAAGAGAATATCTTGACAGAATAGATTCAATACAGTGTATGAATTCAGTTAATTTAAATTCAATTACGTTTTCAGATGCAGATGATAAATTCAGTGAAAGGAATTCTTCCAAATTTTATGTCCCTTTAGTTGGTCCCCAGAACAAAGAGAAGAACAAATATGTCTTGATTCTTAAATTTGATCCGAAGAAAACTTTTAATGCAATGCTTAATATACGTGAAGACATTTTTTCAACACTCGAAGTGCTCCTTGTTAAGCCGTTCAACGACGGAATTGTTTACCTGAACACCCCCAAATTTTCAACCGTTGATAAACCATTACTGGATTCTACATACGGGAAGGCGCTTGAAGAAGTCAGCAGAATAAAATCCGATTGGAGTGCACTGGACGGCATTGATTACAGACACGAAAGAGTAGTGGCAGTTCTACAAAAAGTGCCCTTATCAACCTGGACGCTAATTACTAAAATCAATAAATCCGAATTATATACTCCTGTTAAAGATCTTGCGGAAAATATTATACTCGGTTTTATTTCGGCAGATCTTTTATTTGTTCTTTCTCTCCTATTCATTTGGCGAAAAAGTATTCTGGTTAATCACAAAAAAGCCATGAAAGCAGAGCTTGAAAAACTGAAATCTGAAATGCGATTTGACGTTCTTGTGCGGGATATAAAGAACTTTGAAATTCTTCTTCTCGATCCAAACGGGATAATCACTAGCTGGAATTACGGAACTCAATCAGTTAACGGATATAGCAAAGAGGAATTAATAGGGAAGCACTTTTCAATATTTTATATGCAAGAAGAGAGAGAAAATGAAAGACCTGCCGCATTACTTAAAATTGCCACTGAAAAGGGAAGATGCGAATATGAAGGATGGCGGCTGAAAAAGAATGGGGTGAAATTCTGGGCGGAAGTGATTTTAACTTCTTTGAAGGATAGTAATAATGAAATTTATGGATTCATAAAAGTAAGCCGGGATTTAACTGAAAAACTGAGTATAGAAAAAAAATTACTTAATTCGAGGGATTTTCATCTCCAACTCTTCTCCGATTTTCCCAATCCCGTCTGGCGTTCGGACAGCGATGGAAAGTGCTACTATTTTAACAATGCATGGCTGGCGTTTACTGGTAAAAAACTAGAAGATGAATTAGGAGATGGGTGGTTTGAGGACATCCATCCTGAGGATCGTCCCCGGGTCAAGAATGACTATTATTCTTCATTCAGGAAAAGAAACAGCTTTGTACTCGAATACCGTTTAAAAAACAGAATGGCGGAATATAAATGGATTATTGATTACGGAATGCCATTTCACGATCAAGACGGAGAATTTTCGGGTTATATAGGTTCCTGTTACGATATAGACGAGAGGAAAAAATATGCCGAAACAATTGACTCACTACTCAGGATAAGTTCCAAATTATATTCATCACTCGAAATAGATCAGATATTGGATGCACTGGTTATTGAAAGTCTGGGATTGGTGAATGCAGAATGCGGTTTTGCAACAATTATTGACGGAAATAATCTAATGACAAAAAGATACTTCAATAAAGATCATTGGGAGTATCTTAAGATGTATTGGAATCCGCAGAACGGAATCTGCCTGAAATTCAAATCTCTCAATAGTGGTTATTATACCAACGCTGTTGCAAACGATTCATTCATAAATCAGGAATTGGTCCAGAAGTATACAATAAAGCAGGCTATTTCAATTCCCGTTTTCGGATCGAACGGAGAACTTATAAGTTTCTTTGAACTTCATAATCACGAAGAAAATAGGGGGTTTAATAAAGAGGATATTAATCTGCTTAATGCGGTGGCAAAAAATGTTTCGATATCCATTGAAAAATCTCTTAACTATGAGCAGCTTCGAGAAACTGAGAGACAGCTTCGGAATTCAGAAACAGAACTGCGGAATCTTGCCGCGCAGATACAATATGCGCGCGAGACCGAGAGACAAAGAATTGCACGGGAGGTACATGATGAACTCGGGCAGCTTTTTTCTGGTATTAACCTGAATATTTTATTTATAAAAGAAATTCTCGAGCAAAATGGAAACACGAGTCTGCAAAAAATCCTTAATGAATTGGGTGAAGTAAAAAAAATGGTTGATAAAGGCATTCAGTCTGTAAGGGATATCTCAGAGGGACTACGTTCTTATGTCCTTGAACATCTCGGTTTAATTCCGGCAATCCAAGAATATTCTAAGGAATTCACAAGAATCAGCAACATGCGATGTACCGTCACTTCCGATTTCAAAGAAATCAAACTGAACGAAGAAACGAACATTGCGCTCTATAGAATTATTCAGGAGGCGTTAACCAATGCCATGAGACATTCAAATGCGTCAGAGATTAAGATTAAGTTTTCGCTTCTTGAAGAAGCAATCCAAATAAGTATTGAAGATAATGGAATAGGCTTCAACAATAAGAGAGAAAAAATGAAAAACACTTTTGGACTCTTAGGGATGAAAGAAAGGGCGCTTTACATTGGGGGAGCCCTGACGATTGAAAACGGAGTCCACTCAGGAACTGTTATTAAAGTCAAGGTCCCTATGAATGAATCCATTAATCAGGAGAACTGA
- a CDS encoding response regulator transcription factor, with protein sequence MNIIITDDHKVVREGLKKIFSMNKDFKIIGEATSISDLMKLLGSEQPDIVTLDISLPDRSGLDCVKDLKAMYPELKILIFSIYSDDKFGPRALSIGADGYLSKNAEPNEIIMAINKISKGGKYLKQEVLEDLLLYGNKSEKEYPHEKLSDREFEVLRLIGQGYKLTRIAEHLNLSVNTVASYKSRIQEKLNLTSIALLIKYTIENNLI encoded by the coding sequence ATGAATATTATAATTACTGACGACCATAAAGTAGTACGAGAAGGACTAAAAAAAATATTCTCTATGAATAAAGATTTCAAAATCATCGGCGAGGCCACGAGCATTTCGGACCTTATGAAACTGCTTGGCTCCGAGCAGCCCGACATTGTTACTCTTGATATATCTCTGCCGGACCGGAGCGGACTCGACTGTGTTAAAGATCTTAAAGCGATGTATCCTGAATTGAAAATTCTGATATTCAGTATTTATTCAGATGATAAATTTGGGCCGCGTGCATTAAGCATAGGTGCCGACGGTTATTTAAGTAAAAATGCCGAACCGAATGAAATTATAATGGCAATTAATAAAATATCGAAAGGGGGTAAATATCTCAAACAGGAAGTATTAGAAGATCTCCTGCTTTATGGAAACAAATCTGAAAAAGAATACCCGCACGAAAAATTATCCGATCGGGAATTTGAAGTTTTAAGATTAATAGGCCAGGGTTACAAATTAACAAGGATCGCAGAACATTTGAATCTCAGTGTAAATACTGTAGCGTCATATAAATCGAGGATACAGGAAAAACTTAATCTTACTTCCATCGCCTTACTAATTAAATATACAATTGAAAACAATCTTATTTAA
- a CDS encoding response regulator has product MKILYVDNRDPVRDKMINYLGIEGTGKSIYRADTSVSALDILQKENIDLLLLDEMTLEGDVLYLTSKVSSLKNRPIIILLTNSNPSYYYRVYESSNIDYFFDKYKDLITLKLFLGGLINSIITGEELKKNCC; this is encoded by the coding sequence ATGAAAATATTATATGTCGACAACCGTGACCCTGTAAGGGATAAAATGATTAATTACCTCGGAATAGAGGGAACCGGCAAAAGTATATATAGGGCTGACACATCAGTTAGCGCTTTAGATATTTTACAAAAGGAGAACATTGATCTTCTTCTTCTTGACGAAATGACACTTGAAGGGGATGTGCTGTACTTGACTTCCAAAGTAAGTTCATTAAAAAACAGACCAATAATAATATTGCTTACAAACAGTAACCCGTCATATTATTATAGAGTTTATGAGAGCTCAAATATTGACTACTTTTTCGATAAATATAAAGATCTTATAACTTTAAAATTGTTCCTGGGCGGATTAATCAATTCTATAATTACCGGAGAAGAATTAAAAAAAAATTGCTGCTAA
- a CDS encoding PAS domain S-box protein, which yields MLQLILKDRLHRLQFAIKRALDSSKEKEIRLKTEMLLAASEVQYRRLFESIKEGILILNIETGKIIDVNPFLIELLGYSKEELLEKEVWEINSFKNIVANKDKFLELQQKEYVRYKNLPLETSDGRKINVEFVSNIYSVNSHKVVQCNIRDITERKIIEQRIQDNEKLFRAIIDQSPIAIALLDLQGHPIISNLSLSNMVGYSNDELSKMKFTEFTYPEDVDKDMNQFTDLIDGKISKYSMEKRYVHKNGNLVWANLFVAMLRDENGNGQEIIGMAEDITERKLAEEELKESQLLIERIIDAIPVRVFWKDKNLIYLGCNVIFARDAGFTEPKDVIGKDDYQMVWHDQAELYRNDDHHVIESGSSMLNIEEPSKTPEGNFIALLTSKVPLRSSKGEIIGILGTYLDITERKLAEEKANNLAAIVESSEDAIIGKNLDGVITSWNKGAEKIYGYTENEMIGKSISLLVPLKNNNEVPVILEKLKLGEIIDHYETIREKKDGKEIYMSLSISPIKDQEGKIIGASSIGRDITERKRIEEEMKLLIKLQEFLMNMSTTFINLPLETVESNIQVSLKELGSLVDADRVYIMSYDLDNKVASATHEWCNLGIESMFASFQKIPITNIPDLTLKTHLRGEQVLIQDVSTLSPGELRDFIMRMGHKSSISIPLMNADNCLGAIGFHWIKKLHTFSGNEKRLLIVFANMLVNLQQRKRTEEELNKYRDHLVDMVEERTAELKQSQETFRALAENIKDVIIRVNKNFQFLYMNSALQDLFGITTSHYIGKSLSELNFPKNIVNGFETLIKQVFDTTQSQRVEFKLPNGIWADLLAMPEYDINGKVGTVIISARDITEIKKLQLEIQEALKKEKELNELKNNFISMVSHEFRTPLTTVLSSSDFLESAIETMDSQKKSKYFNRIRKNVENMTYMLEEVLFLNKMESEKISVNKEEIYLHQYCKEIFEEISESFPQIKSTLHIKLDRDYFKVDSRLLRKILENLISNAFKYNNENGSVNFRVNSSTDRLRFEIEDTGIGIPEEEKTNVYQSFTRMSNSQNIKGSGLGLSITKKTVDKLGGEISFTSKEKEGTTFIVIIPIN from the coding sequence ATGTTACAGTTAATACTAAAAGATAGACTTCATAGACTTCAATTCGCAATTAAGAGAGCACTTGATAGTTCAAAAGAAAAAGAAATCCGGCTAAAAACGGAGATGTTATTGGCGGCTTCCGAAGTTCAGTATCGCCGTCTTTTTGAATCGATTAAAGAAGGAATACTTATTCTCAACATAGAAACTGGAAAGATTATTGATGTCAATCCTTTTTTGATTGAGTTGCTCGGTTACTCAAAAGAAGAATTACTTGAAAAAGAGGTTTGGGAAATAAACTCCTTTAAAAATATAGTTGCTAACAAAGATAAATTTTTAGAACTACAGCAGAAAGAATATGTCCGTTATAAAAACTTACCTCTTGAAACATCCGATGGAAGAAAAATCAATGTTGAGTTCGTAAGCAATATATATTCGGTAAACTCTCACAAAGTAGTTCAATGTAATATTCGTGACATTACAGAGCGAAAGATAATCGAACAAAGGATTCAAGATAATGAAAAGCTTTTTAGAGCAATCATTGATCAATCCCCAATCGCAATAGCACTACTGGACTTGCAAGGCCACCCGATCATATCAAATTTATCCTTATCTAATATGGTCGGTTATAGTAATGATGAATTGTCCAAAATGAAGTTTACTGAATTCACATATCCGGAAGATGTTGATAAAGATATGAACCAATTTACTGATTTGATTGATGGAAAAATATCCAAGTACAGTATGGAAAAAAGATATGTTCATAAAAATGGAAATCTTGTTTGGGCTAATCTTTTTGTTGCAATGCTACGCGATGAAAACGGAAATGGTCAAGAAATTATAGGAATGGCTGAAGACATTACTGAACGTAAACTTGCGGAAGAGGAACTGAAAGAATCACAGTTGCTCATCGAAAGGATTATCGACGCGATACCTGTGCGGGTATTCTGGAAGGATAAGAATCTCATTTACTTGGGTTGTAACGTGATATTTGCGCGCGATGCGGGATTTACCGAACCAAAGGACGTAATCGGGAAAGATGATTACCAGATGGTGTGGCATGATCAGGCGGAATTGTATCGTAACGATGATCATCATGTCATCGAGAGCGGCTCTTCTATGCTTAACATCGAAGAGCCTTCGAAAACTCCTGAAGGGAACTTCATAGCACTTCTTACCAGCAAGGTACCTCTGCGAAGTTCTAAGGGAGAGATCATCGGCATACTCGGAACGTATCTGGACATCACTGAGCGCAAACTAGCAGAAGAAAAAGCTAATAATCTCGCCGCAATAGTTGAATCGTCTGAAGACGCAATAATAGGGAAAAATTTAGATGGAGTAATTACGAGTTGGAATAAAGGCGCAGAAAAAATTTATGGTTATACAGAAAATGAAATGATTGGGAAATCGATATCATTACTGGTTCCACTTAAAAATAATAATGAGGTGCCGGTAATTCTTGAAAAATTGAAATTAGGTGAGATTATAGATCACTATGAAACAATACGAGAAAAAAAAGATGGGAAAGAAATTTATATGTCACTTTCCATCTCTCCTATCAAAGATCAGGAAGGTAAAATAATTGGAGCATCATCAATTGGACGCGACATTACAGAACGCAAGCGGATTGAAGAGGAAATGAAGCTACTTATTAAGTTACAAGAATTTTTAATGAACATGTCCACCACATTTATTAATCTTCCTCTGGAAACAGTTGAATCAAATATTCAAGTTTCGCTAAAAGAATTAGGAAGTTTAGTTGATGCCGATAGAGTTTATATTATGAGTTACGACTTAGACAATAAAGTGGCCAGTGCTACTCATGAATGGTGTAATTTGGGTATCGAATCAATGTTCGCTAGTTTTCAAAAAATTCCTATTACTAACATTCCGGATTTAACACTAAAGACTCATTTGCGTGGTGAACAAGTGCTTATACAAGATGTCTCAACATTATCACCGGGAGAGCTGAGAGATTTTATTATGCGTATGGGACATAAAAGCTCTATAAGTATTCCCCTAATGAATGCAGACAACTGCTTAGGAGCAATCGGTTTTCATTGGATTAAAAAGCTACATACTTTTTCAGGTAACGAAAAGCGTCTCTTAATAGTGTTTGCGAACATGTTAGTGAATCTTCAACAACGCAAACGAACCGAAGAAGAATTGAACAAGTATAGAGATCATCTAGTGGATATGGTTGAAGAAAGAACCGCAGAACTCAAACAATCGCAGGAAACATTTAGAGCTCTTGCAGAAAACATAAAAGATGTTATAATCAGGGTCAACAAAAACTTTCAATTTTTATATATGAACTCCGCTTTGCAAGATTTATTTGGTATAACTACAAGTCATTATATCGGCAAGTCACTTAGCGAGTTGAATTTCCCTAAAAATATTGTGAATGGATTTGAAACATTAATAAAACAAGTATTCGATACCACACAAAGCCAACGTGTCGAATTTAAATTGCCAAATGGAATTTGGGCAGATTTGTTGGCTATGCCGGAATATGATATAAATGGCAAAGTAGGCACTGTAATTATTTCAGCAAGAGATATAACCGAAATCAAAAAACTTCAGTTGGAAATTCAAGAAGCACTAAAGAAAGAAAAAGAACTGAACGAGTTAAAAAATAATTTTATCTCAATGGTTTCACATGAATTTAGAACCCCACTGACTACTGTATTATCTTCATCAGATTTTTTGGAATCAGCTATTGAAACGATGGATTCTCAAAAAAAATCAAAATACTTTAATAGAATTAGAAAAAATGTTGAGAACATGACATATATGTTGGAGGAAGTTTTGTTTTTAAACAAGATGGAAAGCGAAAAAATAAGTGTGAACAAAGAAGAAATATATTTGCATCAGTATTGTAAAGAAATATTCGAAGAAATAAGTGAGTCATTTCCACAGATTAAATCAACACTGCATATAAAATTGGATAGGGATTATTTTAAAGTTGATTCTCGATTGTTAAGAAAGATTTTAGAAAATCTAATTTCAAATGCTTTCAAATATAACAATGAAAATGGGTCCGTTAATTTTAGAGTAAATTCATCAACCGATCGATTGCGATTTGAAATAGAAGATACTGGAATAGGTATCCCTGAAGAAGAAAAAACAAATGTTTATCAATCGTTCACACGAATGTCTAATTCTCAAAATATTAAAGGAAGCGGATTAGGATTAAGTATTACAAAAAAAACTGTTGATAAATTGGGAGGTGAAATTTCATTTACAAGTAAAGAAAAAGAGGGCACCACATTTATCGTTATAATTCCGATTAATTGA
- a CDS encoding LytTR family DNA-binding domain-containing protein, which translates to MYKLLIIEDEEEILDTFKDVFEHDGNITYTASNGLEGLKLALEHTPDLILCDITMPVLDGFQLKKKLKENKKTQDIPFIFLTAKTDIKIMREGMKLGADDYIVKPVSNKELQKIVYDRLQRIQELSTKISNKNELTKLTPESRIIINYGKASKLVSLNEILFIDVVEHYSNLNLIDGKKTVQKKSLKSWEEILPPETFLRVHHNTIVNLNHIDRIEPYFNGALVLKMKYSGNTIMCSKRYSQKIKSIFKK; encoded by the coding sequence ATGTATAAATTACTTATTATTGAAGACGAAGAGGAAATATTAGATACCTTTAAAGATGTTTTTGAGCATGATGGTAATATAACATATACGGCGTCTAACGGATTAGAAGGTCTAAAATTAGCTCTTGAACATACCCCAGATTTAATCTTGTGTGATATAACGATGCCGGTTTTGGACGGATTTCAACTCAAGAAAAAATTAAAGGAAAACAAGAAGACACAAGATATACCATTTATATTTTTGACTGCTAAAACTGATATTAAGATTATGCGCGAGGGAATGAAACTAGGTGCTGATGATTATATAGTAAAGCCGGTGTCAAATAAGGAACTTCAGAAGATTGTCTATGATCGTCTCCAGAGAATTCAGGAATTAAGCACAAAGATTAGTAACAAAAACGAATTAACAAAATTGACTCCTGAAAGCAGAATTATTATAAATTACGGTAAAGCAAGTAAACTTGTTTCATTAAATGAAATTCTTTTTATTGATGTAGTGGAACATTATTCCAACCTGAATCTGATTGATGGAAAAAAGACAGTTCAAAAAAAATCATTAAAAAGTTGGGAAGAAATTTTACCTCCAGAAACATTTCTGAGGGTTCACCATAATACTATTGTTAATCTAAATCATATTGATAGAATTGAACCGTATTTTAACGGCGCTCTAGTTCTAAAAATGAAATATAGTGGAAATACTATTATGTGTAGTAAACGCTATTCTCAAAAGATTAAAAGTATATTCAAGAAATAA
- a CDS encoding hybrid sensor histidine kinase/response regulator produces MQKTILVIEDDIELRETIIDILHEASYTVITAANGEEAVKQLRQKIPDLIISDIIMPKMNGYELFEYVQNSKRYKQVQFVFLTAKSSNQDFRKGMSMGADGYLTKPFKSSELLKMIETRLHKKEYFEEMSRDIREIIALSVPHELRTPLTPILGYSEMMVEYSKSISQKEIEEMGLAIQESALRLRTTIEKFILFSNIQYELGELYENSILKNNSVKEITARVLNVVHEEKKHTKKMVKTEIEIDESPLKIDEFYFDALMKELTENAFKFSFPNTTIKVLGKNKTDLYELSFENIGKGFTKEQIEKINIFNKQYDKTMPGSGLGLPIVKKIVEFFDGNLKIQCLPESATRVTIQLPIADIE; encoded by the coding sequence ATGCAAAAAACAATTCTTGTTATAGAAGATGATATAGAACTCAGAGAAACAATCATAGATATTCTTCATGAGGCATCTTATACTGTTATTACAGCGGCTAATGGAGAAGAAGCCGTAAAACAATTACGGCAAAAAATACCAGACTTGATTATTTCCGATATAATAATGCCTAAAATGAATGGTTATGAATTATTTGAATATGTTCAAAACTCAAAAAGATATAAACAAGTACAGTTTGTATTTCTTACTGCCAAAAGCTCAAACCAGGATTTTAGAAAAGGAATGTCGATGGGTGCCGATGGTTATTTAACAAAACCATTCAAGTCGAGCGAACTACTAAAAATGATAGAAACGAGACTACATAAGAAAGAATATTTCGAGGAAATGTCTAGGGATATTAGAGAAATTATTGCTCTCTCTGTTCCGCACGAGTTAAGAACACCGTTGACACCAATTCTTGGTTACTCCGAAATGATGGTAGAATACTCTAAATCTATATCACAGAAAGAGATTGAAGAAATGGGTCTTGCTATTCAGGAGAGTGCATTACGTCTTCGTACAACGATTGAAAAATTCATTCTCTTTTCAAATATACAATACGAATTAGGTGAATTGTATGAGAATAGTATTCTTAAAAATAATTCGGTAAAAGAAATTACAGCGCGGGTTCTTAATGTGGTACATGAAGAAAAAAAACATACCAAAAAGATGGTTAAAACGGAAATTGAAATTGATGAAAGCCCGTTAAAAATAGATGAATTTTATTTTGATGCATTAATGAAAGAATTGACTGAAAATGCATTCAAATTTTCATTCCCGAATACTACAATAAAAGTATTAGGAAAAAACAAAACCGATTTGTACGAACTATCCTTTGAAAATATAGGTAAAGGATTTACAAAAGAACAAATAGAAAAGATTAACATTTTTAATAAACAATATGACAAAACTATGCCCGGAAGCGGACTGGGATTACCAATTGTAAAAAAAATTGTAGAATTCTTTGACGGCAATCTTAAAATTCAGTGCTTACCCGAAAGCGCTACAAGAGTAACGATTCAATTACCAATTGCCGATATAGAATGA
- a CDS encoding chemotaxis protein CheW: MKREGFSKSESNELLQLVSFELNREEFGIDILMVHEIIRMIQITKVPNSPDFIEGVVNLRGRVIPVVNLRSKLGMPELNKKMIVPFNQLRNEESFKAGLGFGLAIVKSIIELYYVFLNIEIQEGVRTTIEFGIPLSNKHGESK, translated from the coding sequence GTGAAGAGAGAGGGGTTTTCAAAGAGCGAATCGAACGAACTTCTTCAACTAGTTAGTTTTGAATTAAATAGAGAAGAGTTCGGAATTGATATCCTTATGGTTCATGAAATAATTAGGATGATTCAAATTACAAAAGTTCCTAACTCACCAGACTTTATTGAAGGCGTTGTAAATCTAAGAGGAAGAGTGATACCTGTAGTCAATCTTCGAAGTAAACTCGGAATGCCCGAACTAAATAAAAAAATGATTGTACCATTTAATCAACTTCGCAACGAAGAATCTTTCAAAGCAGGATTGGGATTCGGACTGGCCATCGTTAAATCAATAATAGAATTATACTACGTCTTTCTAAACATAGAAATCCAAGAAGGAGTCAGGACAACAATTGAATTTGGAATTCCATTAAGCAATAAACATGGAGAATCAAAATGA
- a CDS encoding chemotaxis protein CheW: protein MSNVNQKKDDSNELLQLVSFKIGSEEFGVDILNVQEINKMTQITKVPNSPVFVEGVINLRGRVIPVIDFRTRLNMEKKEHDKDTRIIVVEIETRTIGFIVDSVNEVLRIPVNITEAPPSIVTSVDSDFIKSVGKLDDRLLILIDLDKVLLKEESGQLQVAV from the coding sequence ATGAGTAACGTAAATCAAAAGAAAGATGATTCCAACGAACTTCTCCAGCTTGTAAGTTTCAAGATTGGAAGCGAGGAATTTGGAGTCGACATTCTCAATGTTCAAGAAATCAACAAGATGACACAAATAACTAAAGTCCCTAATTCACCTGTGTTCGTTGAAGGCGTTATCAACTTGAGAGGAAGAGTCATTCCGGTTATTGATTTTAGAACCCGATTGAACATGGAGAAAAAGGAACACGATAAAGACACAAGAATCATTGTAGTAGAAATTGAGACAAGAACTATCGGGTTTATAGTTGATTCTGTAAATGAAGTATTACGCATTCCGGTGAACATAACAGAAGCACCGCCTTCAATAGTAACAAGTGTAGATTCGGACTTCATTAAATCTGTCGGCAAACTTGACGACCGGCTTCTAATTCTTATTGATCTTGATAAAGTTTTACTTAAAGAAGAAT